In Vicia villosa cultivar HV-30 ecotype Madison, WI linkage group LG7, Vvil1.0, whole genome shotgun sequence, the DNA window gtaagtcggtctctttctcgaaccaaaggctcatgataccactGTTGGGGGCTACTCGGGGGTTAACGAGGGAACATTTTACACTTGAGACatacctttgtgagagacacaccacttgtccacctaaaatcttaaggtgatatgtgtgtgggttctctcacttataaagtgcttTATCTTCCCttttctaaccaatgtgggacttcttcctcacacttgattctcaacacccCCTCAAGTGTGAGCTTAATCACAATGCTCCCCCTGATCATGTGGAAGCTTTCTCTTTCACATTcacttgtatccgttgactttcttcaactacAAGTAAGTCGGTCCTGTTGGTTTTGTGTTGGCaacaattttggtaaaacataTTCATATTGCTTGGTTGTTATGCGAAGGTGTCAAAGCAGATGTATTAACATCGTTTTCTGAAACAGAACAAAGTGATAGTTTCTATTTTAGAGGTTTTGTGTTTTCAGGTGCTTGTTTTAGAGTAATTATTACTTGATTTCTTGGAGGTTTTATTGGGTGTTCTAGAACCCTATTTAAAATATTGACCCAAGCCCATGACTGCTTGCGATTGCTGATCTATAAGAGTCCAGCTAATCCTAATTTGTGCCGTGCGGCATTTTTGTTGAGGACTCTGTGCTGTAAGttttatatgtgtgcattcacaaacctgtagCTGCTGAATGTTGTGTGATCTCCGAAGCTGTTAAGCAAAGAGAGTATTTCGTCTTCATAAGCTTATAAGCATTGAGGATTGtgtgtcttggaagagtgtcttctgtTTTTATTGTTTGTGTTATTTAGTCACGGGGTGTTCTgattgaagggatttgaggagagcctcatacctaggtgagtcttaggtagaattcataggaagggtagtgattaagtgaggagttgtaaacggggaagTTTAAATCTGAATGGATaccatcgaatattggtttcGTCCCTGGcctggtagcccctagagtaggaaggttgttctGAACTAGGTAAACATATTGCTGTTTTCTTTACTTTTCTGCACGTACTTTTATTGTTAACATTACTGCTATTAGCTTGTTCCATTAACAGATATtttgtcgtgacatctcattcgaaatcacatatctgataccataatttcaattggtattagagcaggcatcctgctttgcatctgggtgagatctagggaggcTACTTTCTGGTACGATGGACAAGGAAGTAAGGTTTTTGAACAGACAACCTGTTCTGGATGGAAACAATTATGACtattggaaacctcgtatggtggcCTTCATGAAATCCATATACACCCAGGCTTGGAAGGAAGTCTTGAAAGGTTGGAAGCATCCTCTTGTTATAGGAGAAGACAAACAACCCACAACTATGTCAAAGCATGAGGAAGACTGGGacaaagaagatgatgaacttgCTCTTGGCAATTCTAAAGCCCTAAATGCCatcttcaatggaattgacaagaacatcttTAGGTTGGTGAACACATGTGAAGTAGCCAAGGATGCATGAGAAATTCTCAAAATtgctcatgaaggcacatccgaagtgaagatgtcaagacttcagctACTAACCACCAAATTTGAGAATCTAAGGATgaaagatgatgaaagtattcttGACTTTCATATGAATGTTCTTGATATAGCAAATGCGTCAAGTTCCTTAGGAGGGAAGATGCCTGAATATAAACTGGTGAGAAAAATGCTGAGATCTATTCCTaggagatttgatatgaaggtcacTGTCATAGAAGAAGCCCAAGACATCAACCAGTTAAAACTGGATGAACTTGTTGGATCTCTTCATACTTTTGAACTAAGTATCAAGGAAAGGTCTGAAAAGAAGAACGAGAGCATAGCATTCAAAGGAAACTCTGATGATAAAGAAGAGGAATATAATCAAGGGACAAGGAAAGAATTAACCAGTGCTATAGCTCAGCTTGGTAGACAATTCCTAAAGATAATAAAACACTCATGGGAAGGATTCATAGTGCCTTGTGTGTGAAGGATTTGGACACAATAAAGCTGAGTGTCCCACGTATCTTAAGAAATAGAAGAAGGGCCCTGCTGTGACTAGGTCCGAAGAGGACTGTGAGAGTGATCGTGTGAAGGAATCTGCTAAGCTTGTGAAGTCCTTAACAGGTAGATGGGGGTCAAATGAAGAATCTAGGGATGAGGAGATAACCTATGATGAACTAGATGCATAATATCAAGAACTGTATCTCAGAAGCACAAAACTCAACCAAAGGCAAAAAGGGTTCATAAACAACCTGAAGGCAGAAAAGAGAGGGCTCCTACAAACCATCTCTGGATTTGAAGAAGAAGTAGTGTCTCTGAAATCTGAACTTGACAGAGTTCACAAGTCTTTAAGGATGTTGAATAATGGAACTGACTCATTAGATGAAATCCTTCAAATGGGAAGAATGACAGGAGACATGAGTGGTTTAGGATTCAGAGAGATGAAGATGTCTAGTTCAGATCACTCTCGTCCTTAGTCAAGTCCTAAGATATCAAATTAGAGATTTCAACATCATGAAAAGAATAGAGCTTCTCACACCAAGAACAAATTCCAACACTGGAGGTGTCATCATTGTGGAAGACTTGGACACATAAGACCTTTCTGCTTAAGGTTGCACGGGTTTCCAAAGCCTGTACCTTACCTTAAGGTTGATAAGGCTGGGatcaataacaataaaaatacaaCACTAGGTCCCTAAGAATGCTATCACTAGCCTTATGGCATATACATCAATCAGAGAATTGGCCAAGGATGAATGGTACTTTGACAGTGGATGTTCAAGGCATATGACTCGTGCCAAGGATCTGTTAGTAGATATTAAACCATACGCCTCTAGTCATGTGATCTTTGGAGATGGTGCTAACGGTAAAATCAAAGGAACTGGAAGACTAGAGTGCTCAAGAGTTCCAAATTTTAATGATGTACTGCTTGTGAAAGGATTGTCAACCAATCTAATAAGCATAAGTTAGCTGTGTAATCAAGGACTCAGAGTTAACTTCACCAAATCTGAGTGTCTTGTCATAAATAAGAAGAACGTAGTAGTTATAAAAGGAGTCAGGTCCAAGGATAATTGTTATGTATGGACTCCTCAAAAACTAAGTTACTCCTCATCATGTCAAAAGCTTCAAAATGAGGAAAAGCTTATGATTCCCAAAAGGTATACCAATGATGCAGTACTTGGTGGAATGTTGTATAAAGTGTTTCAACATTGCGTTAAACACGTGGAATCAGGTATTGGGGTGAGTTCCACTGATAGACTGACCATTCCTCATGTTTTATAAGGAAACCATATAGAAGACTCTATGATTTTACCACAGAGTAATTGTGGTAAAAATATAACCAAGAAACGCGAGGTTCCAAAAGGGAAGTTGGGGATTTGCGCTAATGAGAATTTATAGCAATTAATAGGGTCCGAGAAATCTAAAAATTGTATTTATGGTGGTTCTACCAAAATAAATCATTTCAAAATTACTTAATATATTTTACCGCTCATCACATCTGTTCTTTTTCTCATCTCAACAACCTGTTCACCTTCCATCTCATAAAAGAAACCCTTCTACCTCTCTGTATCACTAATCACAAAAACTTGAAGATGTCCCAACTTTCTACAGCATCTTCCTTCAAAACTTCTACTGGTGAAGAAACAATGTATGTTCTTCCCTGTAGGGCTCAGTCGGAGAACATTTATCTTGGTAAGGCGATTACCATTGTTCCTTTGAGCACAACCTACAACGCTAATTTGGGATCGAAGGAATCCCAAACTACTCATGCAACAAGTTCTGGAGGACCCTCTGTAGGTAACTTCTCCAACCCTTCTCTTGATAAATTTAGAGAAGATAATAGATATGTTGATAGGGTAATTAGATATCTAGTCACTAGGGTGCTGCGTGAAGATATACATGTGGCTGGGATTTCTCGACCTCTTGCGCAAATTGTCCCTTCCACCAATAATGATGAAGAAGAGCAGACAACCGACTCCTCTAAAAGTAATGATTCTGATAACAATTTGCATAAATTTTCCGATTCTGTGCTGAATTCTACTGGAGTTCGAGAGTAAGATAAATTGGAGACATCATCTCCTAGGGGATCCAATCCTCCCAATCAGGATGATTGGTGTAATGAGAAGGTCGATCCCACAGTTAATGTTATCGATTTATCATCTGATGAGGATCCTCATCAAAAGTGTGGATTCTAGGACTGCAAAAAGGTTGTGATCTAGGAAATAAAGAGTTGTGAGTGAAAGAAAGTCTCCCAAACCTAACAAGAAGCAGGTTGTGTTCGGAACGGTAAAGTCGTGGAGCAAAGTAAGTGTCTCCTCAAAGAAGAGAAAAATTACGATAGAGACTGAATCGGATGATGTTGAAGGTGATGTTCAGGACATCATACGAGTAAAGAAAACTGTGTCCAAGCAGTCATCTGTGAAAGTTCCAAACGCTCCCATGGATAACATTTCTTTTCACTCTGTTGACAGCGCAGACAAATGGAGATTTGTGTATCAAAGAAGGATTGCCCTGGAAAGAGAACTTGGTCAGGATGCTCTAAAAATTAAGGAGATCATGGACTTAATTTCTGCTGCTGGACTTATTAAAACAGTAACTGACTTTGGTAAATTCTATGAGGTTCTGGTTAAGGAGTTTGTTGTGAACATACCCGTGGACTGTGCTGTACCTGGAAGTCAGAATTTCAGGAAAGTCTATGTAAGGGGTAAAATTGTTCACTTCTCCCCTGCGGTAATCAACAGGCACTTGGGAAGAAGTAAGGACGAGGGGTGTGATTTGGAGGTGACTGATAATCAAGTCTTTAAGGAAATCATTGCAAATCAAGTTGCTGCTTGGCCAATGAGAGGCAAACTGTCTGCTGGTCAACTCAATTTAAAGTATGCTATTCTGCACAAGATTGGAGCTGTTAATTGGGTTCCCACCAATCATACTTCAACAGTGGTAGTTGGGTTGGGAAAGTTTCTCTATGATGTTGGGACCAAAACTAACTTCGACTATGGCACTTATATTTTTGATCAGACTGTAAGACATGCTGCTACCAATGCTACCAAGATGCCTATTGCATTTCCTTCCTTGATCTGTGGTGTTGTCCTCAACCAACACCCTGGAATCTTACTAAGTACTGATGGGACTTGTAAGAGAGAGTCTGCCTTGCCTTGTCTCTCCATGAAAAACTTTTTGCAGGTAAACATGTTGTAGATCTTGTCCTGACATCTGCTGAGAAGAAGACGTCTACCACAGCTGATACTATTCTAGTTCTGAAGGAGACCTGTAAGGACTTGGATGAGATCATTGCTACCAGCACCAAAAGGAAGCTTGACATTGAACGACTTATCAAGAGTCTTGAACAGCCTGACGAAAATGGGACTAGCAAGGCACCTGGAGGAGCAGCTGATACACAGGAATCTGATGACCATGTTGAGGGTCATACCTTAGATAACACTACTACTGAAGGTGATGATAGTTCCTCAAGTTCCAGTTCTGATGAGGAAGATTAAAGTGTTTGAATATCTGTTATGACTACTTGAAAACATTCGTATTGGCACCTCGATGTGCATGGTCTGTACTAATAATTTCTTTATTGGTTGATCTTTTGTTATCCCCACCCTTTTATCAGTGTAATTGTTTTTggcatattatggctaaaaagggggagaagataaatagTTTGCTTTTTGCTTTTGCTTGTGTATTATTTATTGAGGGGGAGCTGAGGGGGAGTATTATATGTTAAGGGGGAGTTTGCTGGTGGTTCTGTTATGTGTTAGCTAATCCTAATTTTGAGCTCTGATGTGTGTTATCTAATCCTAATATTGTTTTAgtaaaatttgccaaagggggagtttgttggtTCTGTGTTGGCAATAATTTTGGTAAAACATATTCATATTGCTTGTTTGTTCTGCGAAGGTGTCAAAGCAGATGTCTTAACATTGTTTTCTGAAACTGAACAAAGTGACCGTTTCTATTTTAAGATTTTGTGTTTTCAAGTGCTTGTTTTAGAGTAATTATTACCTGATTTCTTGGaggttttattgggtgtttagaACCCTATTTAAAAGATTAACCCAATCCCATGAATGCTTGCAATTGCTGATCTATAAGAGTTCAGATAATCCTAATTTATGTTGTGCGGCGTTTTTGTTGAGGACCCTGTGCTGTAAGTTTTATATGTGTGCATTCGCAAACCTGTAGGTGCTGAATGCTATGTGATCTCCGAAGCTGTTAAGCGAGAGTATTTCAtcctcataagcttttaagcattgaggattgtgtgtcttggaagagtgtcttGTTTTTATTGTTTGTGTTATTTTGTCACAGGGTGTTGTGATttaagggatttgaggagggcctcatacctaggtgagtcttaggtagaagtcataggaagggtagtgattaagcggggagttgtaaacggggaagTTTAACTATGAACtgatagcccccagagtaggaaggttgtttcgaactgggttaacatatcgctgtgttctttacttttctgcaCGTATTTTTACTGTTATCATTACTGCTGTTAGCTTGTTCCATTAACAGAtattgtgtcgtgacatctcattcgacatcacatatccgataccataatttcaggtccctttctcgaaccaaaggctcatgataccactGTTGGAGGCTATTTGGGGGGTTCAACGAGGGAGTATATTACACTCGGAACACATTCTCAACACTCCCCATCAACGGTCCTTTTCTCGAActaaaggctcatgataccattgtTGGAGGCAACTCGAGGGGTCAACGAGGGATCATTTTACACTTGGGAGACACCTTtatgagagacacaccacttgtccacctaaaaccttaaggtgataggtgtgtgagttctctcacttataaaatgtTATATCTTCCCTTTTCTAACCAATATGAGACTTCTTCCTCACTCTTGATTCTCAATAAAGGTGAGGGAGTTTAATCTTTCTCAAGTTTATTGAAATCTATGAAATTATTGAGATCGTTGTAATCAATCAATACTTAACTAGATTTGATAATTGTAAAATTTCTCCGCATTCCATGTTTATAGAATCATAAATTGAAGAAAACTAGAAGAAATGAGTCGTGCCCTAAGAGAGTTGTGCATGATGCCCGCCTTATTTTTTCCGTTTTTCATGTGTAAAGCCTGTATGCCCGCCCTTATTTTTTCATGTGGTAGGCCAAGGTTTTAGGTGAGCACCATCTATAATATTTGCTCGACCCAATTTTTTTGCACACTTTTATAGGGGCAGTGCCCGTTTTCCACCCCTAGTTTTGACCAATTATAAAGTTTCATGAAGtcaaagaaatggcaaaaaaaaggAATCAAGAATGATACCATTAAGCATACGTGGTACGCCTATGCAAGCATATGTATACCAACCAAAAAAATATACAAGCCTATGTACACCCAGGCCCATTTACATACGTACGCCCTTGCACGATTTTGACCAAGCATACATAAGCCTTTACAAGCATATAGTTGCACAATTAAGGTTTACACCACCGTACATAGGCACAATGAAGATTTACACTAGCGTACGTACACCCTAGATCTCGTAACGTAAACTCAAGACCCATGCCAACATACATAAGCCATATAGAGCATACTTGAGTGTTTTCACCTGTAGTCAAAGTCGTACGTACACTCAAGCTTGCGTACTTACGCCTAATCTTATCTACTTAAGTGGAAAATTCATTTTTCATAAGGACTTGGGATTTTTCTATGGCAAAATACACTTATGAGAGCATAAAAA includes these proteins:
- the LOC131619279 gene encoding uncharacterized protein LOC131619279, whose amino-acid sequence is MSQLSTASSFKTSTGEETMYVLPCRAQSENIYLGKAITIVPLSTTYNANLGSKESQTTHATSSGGPSVGNFSNPSLDKFREDNRYVDRVIRYLVTRVLREDIHVAGISRPLAQIVPSTNNDEEEQTTDSSKSNDSDNNLHKFSDSVLNSTGVREKSPKPNKKQVVFGTVKSWSKVSVSSKKRKITIETESDDVEGDVQDIIRVKKTVSKQSSVKVPNAPMDNISFHSVDSADKWRFVYQRRIALERELGQDALKIKEIMDLISAAGLIKTVTDFGKFYEVLVKEFVVNIPVDCAVPGSQNFRKVYVRGKIVHFSPAVINRHLGRSKDEGCDLEVTDNQVFKEIIANQVAAWPMRGKLSAGQLNLKYAILHKIGAVNWVPTNHTSTVVVGLGKFLYDVGTKTNFDYGTYIFDQTVRHAATNATKMPIAFPSLICGVVLNQHPGILLSTDGTCKHVVDLVLTSAEKKTSTTADTILVLKETCKDLDEIIATSTKRKLDIERLIKSLEQPDENGTSKAPGGAADTQESDDHVEGHTLDNTTTEGDDSSSSSSSDEED